One Streptomyces sp. NBC_00223 genomic window carries:
- a CDS encoding carboxyl transferase domain-containing protein, whose product MSESRPRLSAFELVETVVDDGSFRSWDTPPDRTGVDADYARQLDAAAERSGTDESVITGEGLIRGRRVAIAACEFRFLAGSIGRAAAGRLTVAIERATREGIPLLAAPASGGTRMQEGTPAFVQMVTICGAVIRHKAAGLPYLVYLRHPTTGGVLASWGSLGHLTIAEPGALLGFLGPRVYEALSGEAFPEGVQTAENLYAHGLVDSVVAPEKLPDVLDRALTVLTAGRPTPSPEPVFEQPAAVDAWESILRTRAPERPGVREFLDFAAMDVIPLNGTGVGEADPGVLLALARFEGASCVVLGQDRRGQSEGRPLGPGSLRVARRGMQLASQLQLPLVNVIDTPGAALSVAAEEGGLAAEIARCLADLMALEAPSLTILLGQGCGGAALAMLPANRVIAAQHAWLSPLPPEGASVIVHRTTDRADEMARRQGVRAADLLAAGIVDKVVPERPDAAQEPKEFCRRLGLAVRHELGLLGTSREPYRAQRLRRYDRLNAVIRAD is encoded by the coding sequence GAATCCCGCCCGCGGCTCAGCGCGTTCGAACTGGTGGAGACCGTCGTCGACGACGGCTCGTTCCGCAGCTGGGACACCCCGCCCGACCGGACAGGCGTCGACGCCGACTACGCCCGGCAGCTCGACGCCGCGGCCGAGCGGTCCGGCACCGACGAGTCGGTGATCACCGGGGAGGGGCTGATCCGCGGCCGGCGGGTCGCGATCGCGGCCTGCGAGTTCCGTTTCCTCGCGGGCTCGATCGGGCGCGCCGCCGCGGGCCGGCTGACCGTCGCGATCGAGCGCGCGACCCGCGAGGGCATCCCGCTGCTCGCCGCCCCCGCCTCGGGCGGCACCCGGATGCAGGAGGGCACCCCGGCCTTCGTGCAGATGGTGACGATCTGCGGCGCCGTCATCCGGCACAAGGCGGCCGGTCTGCCGTACCTGGTCTATCTGCGCCACCCCACCACCGGCGGGGTGCTGGCGTCGTGGGGGTCGCTGGGGCATCTGACCATCGCCGAACCGGGCGCGCTGCTGGGCTTCCTGGGCCCGCGGGTCTACGAGGCCCTCAGCGGCGAGGCGTTCCCCGAGGGGGTCCAGACCGCGGAGAACCTGTACGCGCACGGGCTGGTGGACTCCGTGGTGGCGCCGGAGAAGCTGCCCGACGTCCTGGACCGCGCCCTCACGGTCCTGACGGCGGGGCGGCCCACCCCCTCGCCCGAGCCCGTCTTCGAGCAGCCGGCGGCGGTCGACGCCTGGGAGTCGATCCTGCGCACCCGGGCGCCCGAACGCCCCGGTGTGCGCGAGTTCCTGGACTTCGCCGCCATGGATGTCATCCCGCTCAACGGCACGGGTGTGGGCGAGGCCGACCCCGGGGTGCTGCTGGCGCTGGCCCGGTTCGAGGGCGCGTCCTGCGTCGTACTCGGCCAGGACCGGCGCGGCCAGAGCGAGGGGCGGCCGCTCGGCCCGGGGTCGCTGCGGGTCGCCCGGCGCGGGATGCAGCTGGCCAGCCAGCTCCAGCTGCCGCTGGTCAATGTGATCGACACCCCGGGCGCCGCGCTGTCCGTCGCCGCCGAGGAGGGCGGTCTGGCCGCGGAGATCGCCCGCTGCCTGGCCGACCTGATGGCGCTGGAGGCGCCCTCGCTCACCATTCTGCTCGGCCAGGGCTGCGGCGGCGCGGCGCTGGCGATGCTGCCCGCGAACCGGGTCATCGCGGCCCAGCACGCCTGGCTGTCGCCGCTGCCGCCGGAGGGCGCCTCGGTGATCGTGCACCGCACCACCGACCGCGCCGACGAGATGGCCAGGCGGCAGGGCGTACGGGCGGCGGATCTGCTGGCCGCGGGCATCGTGGACAAGGTCGTCCCGGAGCGGCCCGACGCCGCCCAGGAGCCCAAGGAGTTCTGCCGGCGGCTGGGCCTGGCGGTACGGCACGAGTTGGGCCTGCTGGGCACCAGCCGGGAGCCGTACCGGGCGCAGCGGCTGCGGCGTTACGACCGCCTCAACGCCGTGATCCGCGCG